From one Streptomyces sp. R41 genomic stretch:
- a CDS encoding helix-turn-helix transcriptional regulator: MKSARLVSILLLLQTRGRMTAAQLAEELDVSVRTIYRDVEALSTAGVPLYGDAGHAGGYQLLDGYRTRLTGLTTDEAEALFLAGVPGPAAELGLGSVLAAAQLKVRAALPHELRAHADRISGRFHLDAPGWYADADETPHLPTVADAVWNSRVLRVRYRRWREPTDVERRLEPYGLVLKAGRWYVVAGPGPRTFRVDQILEIAPPEEEFTRPGDFDLAAYWSAYQRDFLDRLHRAEAVVRLAPGTRLSGPMAHAVQVNGRTDKDGWTRATVPIESVDHAHHDFLRLGADIEVLEPAELRERIAATVIALARMYAG, from the coding sequence GTGAAATCAGCGCGGCTCGTCTCGATCCTCCTGCTCCTGCAGACCCGCGGCCGGATGACCGCCGCCCAGCTCGCCGAGGAGCTCGACGTCTCGGTGCGCACCATCTACCGGGACGTCGAGGCGCTGAGCACGGCCGGCGTCCCGCTGTACGGCGACGCCGGCCACGCGGGCGGCTACCAGCTCCTCGACGGCTACCGCACCCGCCTCACCGGCCTCACCACCGACGAGGCCGAGGCCCTCTTCCTCGCGGGCGTCCCCGGACCCGCCGCCGAGCTCGGCCTCGGCTCGGTCCTCGCCGCGGCCCAGTTGAAGGTGCGCGCCGCCCTCCCGCACGAGCTGCGCGCGCACGCCGACCGGATCAGCGGCCGCTTCCACCTGGACGCGCCCGGCTGGTACGCGGACGCCGACGAGACCCCGCACCTGCCCACCGTCGCCGACGCCGTCTGGAACAGCCGTGTCCTGCGCGTCCGGTACCGCCGCTGGCGCGAGCCCACCGACGTGGAGCGCCGCCTGGAGCCGTACGGCCTCGTCCTGAAGGCGGGCCGCTGGTACGTCGTCGCGGGGCCGGGGCCGCGTACGTTCCGCGTCGACCAGATCCTTGAAATCGCCCCGCCCGAGGAGGAGTTCACCCGTCCCGGGGACTTCGATCTCGCCGCGTACTGGTCGGCGTACCAGAGGGACTTCCTCGATCGGCTGCACCGAGCGGAGGCGGTCGTCCGACTCGCACCGGGAACTCGACTGAGCGGCCCCATGGCTCACGCCGTGCAGGTCAATGGCCGTACGGACAAGGATGGTTGGACACGTGCGACCGTCCCCATCGAGTCCGTGGACCACGCCCACCACGACTTCCTCCGCCTCGGTGCGGACATCGAGGTGCTCGAACCGGCGGAGCTGCGGGAGAGGATCGCGGCGACGGTGATCGCACTGGCGCGCATGTATGCGGGGTAG
- a CDS encoding GlxA family transcriptional regulator gives MQWPCTDPRPDPSADAAGRHRIAVLALPGVPPFELGIPSRVFGSVLDAGSRPLYEVTVCTADGAPVLSDAGFTVQPAAGPEALAAADTVIVPPTHAMPELGRGGPLPPEVTAAIAGIRPGTRLVSICTGSYVLAAAGLLDGRPATTHWNLAPEFRRAYPRVKVDEEVLFVDDGDVLTSAGVAAGVDLCLHMIRRDHGAAAANRAARMCVVPPWRDGGQAQYIDRPVPEPTVATTTATRAWALEHLGEPLSLNRLAEHARMSLRSFTRRFRDEVGMTPVQWLTAQRLELAKQLLETTDLSIDLVAHRCGFGSANSLRAHMRTAFGVSPASYRRTFHTDDLVEAGV, from the coding sequence ATGCAGTGGCCGTGCACCGACCCCCGCCCCGACCCGAGCGCCGACGCGGCCGGGCGGCACCGCATCGCCGTCCTCGCCCTGCCCGGCGTCCCGCCCTTCGAACTCGGCATCCCCTCCCGCGTCTTCGGCAGCGTCCTGGACGCCGGCTCACGCCCGCTGTACGAGGTCACCGTCTGCACCGCCGACGGCGCCCCGGTCCTCAGCGACGCCGGGTTCACCGTGCAGCCCGCGGCCGGTCCCGAGGCCCTGGCCGCCGCGGACACCGTGATCGTCCCGCCCACGCACGCCATGCCCGAGCTGGGCCGCGGCGGCCCGCTGCCGCCCGAGGTCACCGCGGCCATCGCCGGCATCCGGCCCGGCACCCGCCTGGTGTCCATCTGCACCGGCTCCTACGTCCTGGCCGCCGCGGGCCTCCTCGACGGCCGGCCCGCCACCACCCACTGGAACCTCGCCCCCGAGTTCCGCCGCGCCTACCCCCGCGTCAAGGTCGACGAGGAGGTCCTCTTCGTCGACGACGGCGACGTCCTGACCTCCGCGGGCGTCGCCGCCGGCGTCGACCTGTGCCTGCACATGATCCGCCGCGACCACGGCGCCGCCGCCGCCAACCGCGCCGCCCGCATGTGCGTCGTCCCGCCCTGGCGGGACGGCGGCCAGGCCCAGTACATCGACCGCCCGGTGCCCGAACCCACCGTCGCCACCACCACCGCCACCCGCGCCTGGGCCCTGGAACACCTCGGCGAACCCCTCTCCCTGAACCGCCTGGCCGAACACGCCCGGATGAGCCTGCGCTCCTTCACCCGCCGCTTCCGCGACGAGGTCGGCATGACCCCCGTGCAGTGGCTCACCGCGCAACGCCTGGAACTGGCCAAGCAGTTGCTGGAGACCACCGACCTGTCCATCGACCTGGTCGCCCACCGCTGTGGCTTCGGCTCCGCCAACTCCCTGCGCGCCCACATGCGCACCGCCTTCGGTGTCTCACCCGCCTCCTACCGCCGCACCTTCCATACCGACGACCTGGTGGAAGCGGGCGTCTGA
- a CDS encoding NADP-dependent oxidoreductase, whose translation MRAVVVEQWGGPEVLVEREVARPEPGLNEVLVRVHAAGVNPVDFKTRASGALIEWGEVPAVGWDVSGTVEAVGPGVGMFRPGDEVYGMPLFPRQAGAYAEYVVAPARHLAPKPANLTHVQAAALPLAALTAWQALVDTAGVRAGERVLVHASAGGVGHLAVQIAKARGAYVIGTASAGKHDLLRQLGADEVIDYRTVRFEDAVGDVDVVLDGLGGQNAERSLTVLRPGGRLITLPGPDDVPADVPGHVRAVWMLVEPDHLGLREIAALAERGALTPVVETVVPLAEAAKAHEIGEQGRTTGKIVLSVA comes from the coding sequence ATGCGTGCGGTGGTCGTGGAGCAGTGGGGCGGACCGGAGGTGCTCGTGGAGCGTGAGGTCGCCCGGCCCGAGCCGGGACTGAACGAGGTCCTGGTGCGGGTCCACGCGGCCGGTGTGAACCCGGTGGACTTCAAGACCCGGGCCAGCGGGGCCCTGATCGAGTGGGGCGAGGTCCCGGCGGTCGGCTGGGACGTCTCCGGCACCGTGGAGGCCGTCGGACCGGGCGTGGGGATGTTCCGCCCCGGGGACGAGGTGTACGGCATGCCGCTGTTCCCGCGGCAGGCCGGCGCCTACGCCGAGTACGTCGTCGCCCCGGCCCGCCACCTCGCGCCCAAGCCGGCGAACCTCACCCACGTGCAGGCGGCGGCGCTGCCGCTGGCCGCGCTGACCGCCTGGCAGGCCCTGGTGGACACCGCCGGGGTGCGCGCCGGTGAGCGGGTGCTGGTGCACGCGTCGGCCGGCGGGGTCGGCCACCTGGCCGTGCAGATCGCCAAGGCCCGCGGCGCGTACGTCATCGGCACGGCCAGCGCCGGCAAGCACGACCTGCTGCGGCAGCTGGGCGCGGACGAGGTGATCGACTACCGCACGGTCCGCTTCGAGGACGCCGTCGGGGACGTGGACGTGGTGCTGGACGGGCTCGGCGGCCAGAACGCCGAGCGGTCCCTGACGGTGCTGCGCCCGGGCGGCCGGCTGATCACCCTGCCCGGCCCCGACGACGTCCCCGCCGACGTCCCCGGCCACGTGCGGGCGGTGTGGATGCTGGTCGAGCCCGACCACCTGGGTCTGCGCGAGATCGCCGCCCTGGCCGAGCGGGGCGCGCTCACGCCCGTGGTCGAGACCGTCGTCCCGCTGGCCGAGGCCGCGAAGGCGCACGAGATCGGCGAGCAGGGCCGCACCACCGGGAAGATCGTCCTGAGCGTCGCCTGA
- a CDS encoding NADP-dependent oxidoreductase, protein MRAFVVTKYKEPLQEADVPEPTVGEHDVLVRVEAAGLNPLDEKIRAGEFKQILPYKLPLILGNDVAGTVISVGTAVRGFKPGDEVYARPHQDRIGTFAERIAIAEGDLALKPASISMEEAGSLPLAALTAWQALVERGKVRPGQKVLIHAGAGGVGSIAIQLAAHLGASVATTASGSNADFVRALGADTVIDYRSQDFEQLLTGYDLVLDSLGGENLEKSLRVLKPGGKAIGIAGPPDPAFAREAGLNPLMRLAVAGMSGKIRRQAKKLGVTYEFLFMRASGDQLRQITTLVDQGVVRPVVGKVVGFDQTPQALQSLSQGGIRGKAVIGSS, encoded by the coding sequence ATGCGAGCGTTCGTCGTCACCAAGTACAAGGAGCCGCTGCAAGAGGCGGACGTCCCCGAACCCACCGTGGGGGAGCACGACGTGCTCGTCCGGGTGGAGGCCGCCGGACTGAACCCGCTGGATGAGAAAATCCGCGCCGGTGAGTTCAAGCAGATCCTGCCCTACAAGCTGCCGCTGATCCTGGGCAACGACGTCGCGGGCACCGTCATCAGCGTCGGGACGGCAGTTCGCGGCTTCAAGCCCGGAGACGAGGTCTACGCCCGGCCCCACCAGGACCGCATCGGCACGTTCGCCGAGCGCATCGCCATAGCGGAAGGCGACCTGGCGCTCAAGCCCGCTTCCATCAGCATGGAAGAGGCCGGCTCGCTGCCGCTGGCGGCGCTCACGGCGTGGCAGGCGCTGGTGGAGCGCGGGAAGGTGCGGCCAGGGCAGAAGGTTCTCATCCACGCCGGCGCCGGCGGGGTCGGTTCGATCGCGATCCAACTCGCCGCACACCTCGGGGCGAGCGTCGCCACGACCGCCAGCGGTTCCAACGCGGACTTCGTGCGCGCGCTCGGCGCGGACACGGTGATCGATTACCGCAGCCAGGACTTCGAGCAGCTCCTGACCGGCTACGACCTGGTGCTGGACAGCCTCGGTGGTGAGAATCTCGAGAAGTCCCTGCGGGTGCTCAAGCCCGGCGGCAAGGCCATCGGGATCGCCGGTCCCCCGGACCCCGCGTTCGCCCGCGAGGCCGGCCTGAACCCGCTGATGCGCCTCGCGGTCGCAGGCATGAGCGGCAAGATCCGCAGGCAGGCCAAGAAGCTCGGCGTGACGTATGAGTTCCTGTTCATGCGCGCCAGCGGCGACCAGCTCCGCCAGATCACCACCCTCGTCGACCAGGGCGTGGTGCGTCCGGTCGTGGGAAAGGTGGTCGGCTTCGACCAGACCCCGCAGGCGCTGCAGTCCCTGTCCCAGGGTGGTATCCGCGGCAAGGCCGTCATCGGCAGCAGCTGA
- a CDS encoding TetR/AcrR family transcriptional regulator: MSVASQSVGRRERNKQEKLDRIVAAASELFAEHGVDEVTTQQIADKADIGTGTLFLYAKTKGELLLLVQNAKYVEALEQGRADAETVPGVLDAVLAIVRPIVECNRIQIDNGRTYLREMVFGDPEEPRHGAALAIVAQTEEAVAAVLRRDERVAEGDAATLAHIVSAVMFLSMAAGVNIALSVEEIVQDIRRQVDVLLPR; encoded by the coding sequence ATGTCTGTCGCCTCCCAGTCGGTCGGACGGCGCGAGCGGAACAAGCAGGAGAAACTCGACCGCATCGTCGCTGCCGCCAGTGAGCTGTTCGCCGAACACGGCGTCGATGAGGTCACGACCCAGCAGATCGCGGACAAGGCCGACATCGGCACCGGGACCCTGTTCCTTTATGCCAAGACCAAGGGCGAACTCCTCCTGCTTGTCCAGAACGCCAAGTACGTCGAAGCACTTGAGCAGGGCCGGGCGGACGCCGAGACCGTCCCAGGCGTGCTGGACGCGGTGCTGGCGATCGTCCGGCCGATCGTGGAGTGCAACCGCATCCAGATCGACAACGGACGCACCTACCTGCGAGAGATGGTCTTCGGCGACCCCGAGGAGCCCCGGCACGGCGCGGCACTGGCCATCGTCGCGCAGACCGAGGAGGCCGTCGCCGCCGTGCTGCGCCGAGACGAACGGGTCGCAGAGGGCGACGCCGCGACGCTGGCACACATCGTGTCCGCCGTGATGTTCCTCAGCATGGCGGCAGGCGTGAACATCGCCTTGAGCGTCGAGGAGATCGTGCAGGACATCCGCAGGCAGGTCGACGTCCTGCTGCCTCGCTGA
- a CDS encoding Gfo/Idh/MocA family oxidoreductase, translated as MTTQQPLAVGLLGAGRMGSFHAETLAHRLPGVRLVAIADPTPGAARSLGDRLGCATAYTDIGELLADPHIDAVVIATPARTHADLVEAAAKAGKGVYCEKPMAVTLAEADRAIAAAADAGVPLQVGFNRRYDAGFRAAHEKIAAGAIGTPQLLRSLTRDPALADPARIPPWTIFLETLIHDFDVLRHLNPGAEPVEVFAMADALIRPDFKDRGLLDTAVVTVRFDNGALATAEASFQAVYGYDVRAEVLGSAGMLTMGDVRRTHLTAYGPDGVAAECVTYDQHLFHDAYVAELADFTDSVRTERTPSATGEDARAALAIALAAIQSVTTGGPVRVDKLQDL; from the coding sequence ATGACCACCCAGCAGCCTCTCGCCGTCGGCCTCCTCGGCGCCGGACGGATGGGTTCGTTCCACGCCGAGACCCTCGCCCACCGCCTCCCGGGCGTCCGGCTCGTCGCCATCGCCGACCCCACCCCGGGCGCCGCGCGGAGCCTGGGCGACCGGCTCGGCTGCGCCACCGCCTACACCGACATCGGTGAACTGCTCGCCGACCCGCACATCGACGCGGTGGTGATCGCCACCCCGGCCCGTACCCACGCCGACCTGGTCGAGGCGGCCGCCAAGGCGGGCAAGGGGGTCTACTGTGAGAAGCCGATGGCGGTCACCCTCGCCGAGGCCGACCGCGCCATCGCGGCCGCCGCGGATGCGGGCGTGCCCCTCCAGGTGGGCTTCAACCGCCGCTACGACGCGGGCTTCAGGGCCGCCCACGAGAAGATCGCCGCCGGCGCCATCGGCACACCGCAGCTGTTGCGCTCGCTCACCCGCGACCCCGCTCTGGCCGACCCGGCCCGCATACCGCCGTGGACGATCTTCCTGGAGACCCTCATCCATGACTTCGACGTCCTGCGCCACCTCAATCCCGGTGCCGAACCCGTCGAGGTCTTCGCCATGGCGGACGCCCTGATCCGCCCCGACTTCAAGGACCGCGGCCTGCTCGACACCGCCGTTGTCACCGTCCGCTTCGACAACGGCGCCCTCGCCACCGCCGAGGCCAGCTTCCAGGCCGTCTACGGCTATGACGTACGCGCCGAGGTCCTCGGCTCGGCCGGGATGCTCACCATGGGCGACGTCCGCCGCACCCACCTGACCGCATACGGCCCGGACGGCGTCGCCGCCGAGTGCGTCACCTATGACCAGCACCTCTTCCACGACGCCTATGTGGCCGAACTCGCCGACTTCACCGACAGCGTCCGCACCGAGCGCACCCCCTCCGCCACCGGCGAGGACGCACGCGCTGCCCTGGCCATCGCCCTCGCCGCCATCCAGTCCGTCACCACCGGCGGTCCCGTCCGCGTCGACAAGCTCCAAGACCTGTGA
- a CDS encoding TIM barrel protein: MYTLAACAEMVFLDLPIDERARRIHDAGFQVEIWDWTRHDLAALARTPADFSSMTGYIRGSLTDEEGAAELLSTAEESLKAAEQLGCPRLNLHGTGLDGQGLPVVPVTGEATGEMWITAHRTLTRLAELGESAGVVFTLENLNTAVDHPGVPFATAADTLALVAAVDRPGLRMNLDLYHAQIGEGNLIELVRRAHALGLIGEIQVADVPGRREPGTGEINYPAVARALAGLGYEGTVAMEAWASSDSELALERFRSAFTV; encoded by the coding sequence ATGTACACACTGGCGGCCTGCGCCGAGATGGTCTTCCTGGATCTGCCGATCGACGAGCGGGCACGGCGCATCCATGACGCCGGTTTCCAGGTCGAGATCTGGGACTGGACCCGGCACGACCTTGCCGCTCTGGCCCGGACCCCGGCCGACTTCTCCTCCATGACCGGCTACATCCGCGGCAGTCTGACCGACGAGGAGGGCGCGGCCGAACTCCTGAGCACCGCCGAGGAGTCGCTCAAGGCGGCCGAGCAACTGGGCTGCCCTCGCCTGAACCTGCACGGCACCGGACTGGACGGCCAGGGCCTGCCCGTGGTGCCGGTGACCGGCGAGGCCACCGGAGAGATGTGGATCACCGCCCACCGCACGCTCACCCGCCTCGCCGAGCTGGGCGAGAGCGCCGGGGTCGTCTTCACCCTGGAGAACCTCAACACCGCCGTCGACCACCCCGGGGTGCCGTTCGCGACGGCCGCCGACACCCTGGCCCTGGTCGCGGCCGTGGACCGGCCCGGGCTGCGGATGAATCTGGACCTCTACCACGCCCAGATCGGCGAGGGGAATCTGATCGAGCTGGTCCGCAGGGCCCATGCCCTGGGCCTGATCGGCGAGATCCAGGTGGCCGACGTCCCCGGCCGCCGCGAACCCGGAACCGGGGAGATCAACTACCCAGCCGTCGCCCGCGCCCTGGCGGGCCTCGGCTACGAGGGCACGGTCGCGATGGAGGCGTGGGCCTCCAGCGACAGCGAGCTCGCTCTGGAGCGCTTCCGCTCCGCCTTCACCGTCTGA
- a CDS encoding LacI family DNA-binding transcriptional regulator, whose protein sequence is MPATPAVPNGKRPTLADVASRAGVSTALVSIVMRGAKGAGEATRERVLQAAREIGYRPDARARLLRSHRSHLLGVQFGLQHPFHSDLVEGIYAAAEPAGYQIALSAVAAGRGEQRAVETLLDDRCEALILLGPQAPAARLAELAGQLPVVSVARRLRPSVPGLEVVRTADDEGARQAVVHLVALGHRDIAHIDGGRAPGAADRRRGYRTAMNRHGLGEYIRILPGGLTEEEGAEAARTLSATRPRPTAVLAFNDRCATGVLDLFLRSGVAVPGDISVVGFDDSHLARLAHIDLTTVGQDIARLAGLAVGRAVARLEGAEIPAGEQVITPRLVVRGTSAPPR, encoded by the coding sequence TTGCCGGCGACCCCAGCGGTCCCCAACGGAAAGCGACCGACGCTCGCCGACGTGGCGTCACGGGCAGGGGTGTCCACGGCGCTGGTCTCCATCGTGATGCGCGGCGCGAAGGGGGCCGGCGAGGCCACCCGCGAGCGCGTCCTTCAGGCCGCGCGGGAGATCGGTTACCGACCCGACGCCCGGGCCCGGCTGCTCCGCAGCCACCGCTCCCATCTGCTCGGGGTGCAGTTCGGCCTCCAGCATCCGTTCCACTCCGACCTGGTGGAGGGCATCTACGCGGCGGCCGAACCGGCCGGGTACCAGATCGCGCTGAGTGCAGTGGCCGCCGGGCGCGGCGAGCAGCGCGCCGTCGAGACGCTGCTCGACGACCGCTGCGAGGCGCTGATCCTGCTCGGCCCGCAGGCCCCCGCCGCGCGGCTGGCGGAACTCGCCGGGCAACTGCCGGTCGTCTCCGTGGCCCGCCGGCTGCGGCCGTCCGTCCCGGGCCTGGAGGTCGTACGGACCGCCGACGACGAGGGAGCCCGCCAGGCGGTGGTCCACCTCGTCGCTCTGGGCCACCGCGACATCGCCCACATCGACGGCGGCCGGGCACCGGGCGCAGCCGACCGGCGCCGCGGCTACCGCACCGCCATGAACCGCCACGGCCTGGGCGAATACATCCGCATTCTCCCCGGCGGTCTCACTGAGGAGGAAGGCGCCGAGGCCGCCCGAACCCTGTCGGCCACTCGCCCGCGCCCCACCGCCGTACTGGCCTTCAACGACCGCTGCGCGACCGGCGTACTCGACCTCTTCCTCCGCTCCGGCGTCGCGGTCCCCGGCGACATCTCCGTCGTCGGGTTCGACGACAGCCATCTGGCCCGCCTGGCCCACATCGACCTCACCACCGTCGGACAGGACATCGCACGCCTCGCCGGGCTCGCCGTCGGCCGGGCCGTCGCACGCCTGGAGGGCGCGGAGATCCCCGCCGGGGAACAAGTCATCACCCCCCGTCTTGTCGTCCGGGGAACGTCCGCCCCGCCCCGCTGA
- a CDS encoding NUDIX domain-containing protein has translation MDDPPIAGAVVAHAGRVLLIRRSTPAGSLLWTFPSGKVEPGETAGEAAAREALEEAGVTVEPVLLLGERVHPATGRPVVYVACRYVSGMAHAASPREVSEARWVRLREISALIPAGLFGPVQTYLDSVLPH, from the coding sequence ATGGACGATCCCCCGATTGCCGGCGCGGTGGTCGCTCACGCGGGCCGTGTCTTGCTGATCCGCCGCAGCACCCCCGCCGGCTCCCTGCTGTGGACGTTCCCCTCGGGCAAGGTCGAGCCAGGCGAGACCGCGGGCGAGGCTGCCGCGCGGGAGGCCCTGGAGGAGGCGGGTGTGACGGTGGAGCCGGTCCTCTTGCTCGGTGAGCGGGTGCATCCGGCGACCGGCAGGCCGGTGGTCTACGTGGCCTGCCGGTATGTCTCGGGCATGGCCCACGCCGCGAGTCCGCGGGAGGTCTCGGAGGCTCGCTGGGTGCGGCTCCGGGAGATTTCGGCGCTGATTCCGGCCGGGCTGTTCGGGCCGGTGCAGACGTACCTCGACAGCGTCCTGCCGCATTGA
- a CDS encoding DMT family transporter, which yields MNIDWTKRGPSPRPSLTARAGRTFGAIPPTALVLLGIVSVQVGSALAKHLFSAVGSFGTVSLRLFFAAAVLMLLWRPSLRMNRRTWTVVLSYGVILGLMNLCFYLALARIPLGIAVTTEFLGPLVVALAGSRRWLDAFWAVLAAGGVVLLMEGSGDLNLVGFLFALAAGTCWGLYILVGAALGRHTTEGNGLALGMAVAALVAVPFGVADSGTALIQPWILVAGLGVALLSSVIPYSLDLEALRKIPPRVFGILMSLEPAMAALIGLIVLQESLHWSQWIAVLCVVAASAGAARGTGPDV from the coding sequence ATGAACATCGACTGGACCAAACGCGGCCCGTCCCCCCGACCCTCCCTGACCGCGCGGGCTGGACGTACCTTCGGCGCGATCCCGCCCACGGCACTTGTACTGCTCGGCATCGTCAGCGTTCAGGTGGGCTCGGCATTGGCCAAGCACCTGTTCAGCGCAGTGGGCAGCTTCGGGACAGTCTCGTTGCGACTGTTCTTCGCGGCGGCGGTGTTGATGCTGTTGTGGCGGCCGTCACTGCGCATGAATCGTCGCACGTGGACAGTAGTGCTCAGCTACGGCGTGATTCTCGGCCTGATGAACCTGTGCTTCTACCTGGCGCTGGCCCGGATCCCGCTGGGGATCGCGGTAACCACCGAGTTCCTCGGGCCGCTGGTTGTGGCCCTGGCCGGGTCGAGGCGATGGCTGGACGCTTTCTGGGCCGTGCTCGCGGCAGGCGGTGTGGTCCTGCTGATGGAGGGAAGCGGCGACCTCAACCTTGTCGGTTTTCTGTTCGCCCTCGCCGCGGGAACGTGCTGGGGCCTGTACATCCTGGTCGGCGCGGCGCTGGGCCGCCACACCACGGAAGGCAATGGTCTGGCTCTGGGAATGGCCGTCGCGGCACTGGTGGCTGTGCCTTTCGGCGTGGCCGACAGCGGAACGGCGCTGATTCAGCCGTGGATCCTGGTTGCGGGGCTCGGCGTGGCACTGTTGTCGTCGGTGATCCCGTACTCGCTGGATCTGGAAGCACTACGCAAGATCCCACCGCGCGTGTTCGGCATCCTGATGAGCCTCGAACCAGCGATGGCGGCCCTCATCGGCCTCATCGTGCTCCAGGAGTCGCTGCACTGGTCGCAGTGGATCGCGGTGCTGTGCGTGGTGGCCGCATCGGCGGGCGCCGCACGCGGCACCGGCCCAGACGTCTGA